One region of Caldimonas thermodepolymerans genomic DNA includes:
- the typA gene encoding translational GTPase TypA has translation MSKQIRNIAIIAHVDHGKTTLVDQLLRQSGTFRENQQVSERVMDSNDLERERGITILAKNCAVSWQGTHINIVDTPGHADFGGEVERALSMVDGVVLLIDAQEGPMPQTRFVTKKALALGLKPIVVVNKVDKPGARPDYVINAAFELFDKLGATEEQLDFPVVYASGLNGWASLEEGEPGQRWGQDLSPLFDTILKHVPIHEGDPDAPLQLQISSLDYSTYVGRIGVGRVNSGTIRPGMEVLVMEGPDGKSYKGRINQVLKFEGLERRQAESAGPGDIVLINGIEDIGIGVTVTDPQNPQPLPMLKIDEPTLTMNFCVNTSPLAGREGKYVTSRQIWDRLQKELQSNVALRVRETAEDGVFEVSGRGELHLTILLENMRREGYELAVSKPRVVFQEIDGQRCEPIELLTVDIEEQHQGGVMQALGLRRGELVNMEPDGTGRVRLEYRIPARGLIGFQNEFLNLTRGTGLMSNIFDGYEPYKGEIESRKNGVLVSQEDGEIVTYALGKLDDRGRMFVKPGDPVYEGMIVGIHSRENDLVVNAVRTKQLTNFRASGKDEAIKLTPPIELTLEYAVEFIEDDELVEITPKSIRLRKRFLKEHERRRAQREAA, from the coding sequence ATGAGCAAGCAAATTCGCAACATCGCCATCATCGCCCACGTCGACCATGGCAAGACCACGCTGGTGGACCAGTTGCTGCGCCAGTCCGGCACCTTCCGCGAGAACCAGCAGGTCAGCGAACGTGTGATGGACAGCAACGATCTGGAGCGCGAGCGCGGGATCACCATCCTGGCCAAGAACTGCGCGGTCAGCTGGCAGGGCACCCACATCAACATCGTCGACACCCCGGGGCACGCCGACTTCGGCGGCGAGGTCGAGCGCGCGCTGTCCATGGTCGACGGCGTGGTGCTGCTGATCGATGCGCAGGAAGGCCCGATGCCGCAGACCCGCTTCGTGACCAAGAAGGCGCTGGCGCTGGGGCTCAAGCCCATCGTCGTGGTCAACAAGGTCGACAAGCCCGGCGCGCGCCCCGACTACGTGATCAACGCCGCGTTCGAGCTGTTCGACAAGCTCGGCGCCACCGAGGAGCAGCTGGACTTCCCGGTGGTCTACGCCTCGGGCCTGAACGGCTGGGCATCGCTGGAAGAGGGCGAGCCCGGCCAGCGCTGGGGCCAGGACCTCAGCCCGCTGTTCGACACGATCCTCAAGCACGTGCCGATCCACGAGGGCGATCCGGACGCGCCGCTGCAGCTGCAGATCTCCTCGCTGGACTACTCCACCTACGTCGGCCGCATCGGCGTGGGCCGCGTCAACTCGGGCACGATCCGCCCGGGCATGGAAGTGCTGGTGATGGAAGGCCCGGACGGCAAGTCCTACAAGGGCCGCATCAACCAGGTGCTCAAGTTCGAGGGCCTGGAGCGCCGCCAGGCCGAATCGGCCGGGCCGGGCGACATCGTCCTGATCAACGGCATCGAGGACATCGGCATCGGCGTGACCGTGACCGACCCGCAGAACCCGCAGCCGCTGCCGATGCTCAAGATCGACGAGCCGACGCTGACGATGAACTTCTGCGTCAACACCTCGCCGCTGGCCGGCCGCGAAGGCAAGTACGTCACCAGCCGCCAGATCTGGGATCGCCTGCAGAAGGAACTGCAGTCCAACGTCGCGCTGCGCGTGCGCGAGACGGCCGAGGACGGTGTGTTCGAGGTCTCGGGCCGTGGTGAACTGCACCTGACCATCCTGCTCGAGAACATGCGCCGCGAGGGCTACGAGCTGGCGGTCTCGAAGCCGCGCGTCGTGTTCCAGGAGATCGATGGCCAGCGCTGCGAGCCGATCGAGCTGCTGACGGTGGACATCGAGGAACAGCACCAGGGCGGCGTGATGCAGGCGCTGGGCCTGCGCCGCGGCGAGCTGGTCAACATGGAACCGGACGGCACCGGCCGCGTGCGGCTGGAATACCGCATACCGGCGCGCGGCCTGATCGGTTTCCAGAACGAGTTCCTGAACCTGACCCGCGGCACCGGCCTGATGAGCAACATCTTCGACGGCTACGAGCCCTACAAGGGCGAGATCGAGAGCCGCAAGAACGGCGTGCTGGTCAGCCAGGAAGACGGCGAGATCGTCACCTACGCGCTCGGCAAGCTGGACGACCGCGGCCGCATGTTCGTCAAGCCGGGCGACCCGGTCTACGAGGGCATGATCGTCGGCATCCACAGCCGCGAGAACGACCTGGTCGTCAACGCGGTGCGCACCAAGCAGCTGACCAACTTCCGGGCCTCCGGCAAGGACGAGGCGATCAAGCTGACCCCGCCGATCGAGCTGACGCTCGAATACGCGGTCGAGTTCATCGAGGACGACGAGCTGGTCGAGATCACGCCCAAGTCCATCCGCCTGCGCAAGCGTTTCCTGAAGGAGCACGAGCGCCGGCGCGCCCAGCGCGAAGCGGCCTGA
- the truB gene encoding tRNA pseudouridine(55) synthase TruB produces the protein MDATTTTAQGTRPRLPRRAVHGVLLLDKPLGLSSNDALQKARRLYRAEKAGHTGTLDPLATGLLPLCFGAATKFSQVSLEADKTYRARLRLGVRTTTGDAEGEVLAERPVQVTREQVLTACARFTGEIDQVPPMYSALKRDGKALYEYARAGIEVEREPRRVTIHRIDVLDFRGDEVEIEVRCSKGTYVRTLAEDIGEALGCGAHLVALRRTGTGPLTLEGAVTLEQLEAMDEAGRDRLLRPVDELLADWPVVRLEAEDAGRFLSGMRRRVALPDAPQVRVYGPQPGAFLGSARIRGGELISTRLLSPLEVEGLLNAQASKHRHPS, from the coding sequence ATGGACGCCACGACGACGACTGCCCAGGGCACGCGGCCACGACTGCCGCGCCGTGCCGTCCATGGCGTGCTGCTGCTCGACAAGCCGCTGGGCCTGAGCAGCAACGACGCGCTGCAGAAGGCCAGGCGGCTGTACCGTGCCGAGAAGGCCGGCCACACCGGCACGCTGGATCCGCTGGCCACCGGGCTGCTGCCGCTGTGCTTCGGCGCGGCGACCAAGTTCTCGCAGGTCAGCCTCGAGGCCGACAAGACCTACCGCGCGCGCCTGCGGCTGGGCGTGCGCACGACCACCGGCGATGCCGAAGGCGAGGTGCTGGCCGAGCGCCCCGTGCAGGTGACGCGCGAGCAGGTGCTCACCGCCTGCGCGCGCTTCACCGGCGAGATCGACCAGGTGCCGCCGATGTACTCGGCGCTCAAGCGCGACGGCAAGGCGCTGTACGAGTACGCGCGTGCCGGCATCGAGGTCGAGCGCGAGCCGCGGCGGGTCACGATCCACCGCATCGACGTGCTGGATTTCCGGGGCGACGAGGTGGAGATCGAGGTGCGCTGCAGCAAGGGCACCTACGTGCGCACGCTGGCCGAGGACATCGGCGAGGCGCTGGGCTGCGGCGCGCACCTCGTCGCGCTGCGGCGCACCGGCACCGGCCCGCTGACCCTGGAAGGCGCCGTCACGCTGGAGCAGCTGGAGGCGATGGACGAGGCCGGCCGCGACCGGCTGCTGCGTCCCGTCGACGAGCTGCTGGCCGACTGGCCCGTCGTGCGGCTGGAGGCCGAGGACGCCGGGCGCTTCCTCAGCGGCATGCGGCGACGCGTGGCGCTGCCCGATGCGCCGCAGGTGCGCGTCTACGGCCCGCAGCCGGGGGCCTTCCTCGGCAGCGCCCGCATCCGGGGCGGCGAACTGATTTCAACGCGGCTGTTGAGCCCGCTGGAGGTCGAAGGACTTCTGAACGCTCAAGCATCCAAGCATCGACACCCATCATGA
- a CDS encoding enoyl-CoA hydratase/isomerase family protein, giving the protein MKETSTITLHSGGHVLYHLAGDVGVITLNRAQALHALSLAMIRDLTAILRAWRDDPAVKAVFVRSALQEGKSVAFCAGGDIRFFHQAALAGNPQLDDFFTEEYALNHLIHTYPKPYIAWMDGIVMGGGMGISQGARLRIVTERTKMAMPETNIGLFPDVGGGWFLSRCPGHVGEYLALTGQVIGAGDAIAWGLADGYAPSDALGSFEAAIAAGHASDADVLRDLRGRLQSAPAPVLAAQRAAIDRHFAAPDVAAIMASLQLDDSAWAQETLAALRKRSPLMMCVTLEQVRRARSMSLADDLRMERDLVRNCFALRPGAASETVEGIRALAVDKDHQPRWNPASVEAVTPEMVQQFFRSPWPRHAHPLRDLA; this is encoded by the coding sequence ATGAAGGAGACTTCCACGATCACGCTCCACTCCGGCGGCCACGTGCTGTACCACCTCGCGGGCGACGTCGGCGTCATCACCCTGAACCGGGCGCAGGCGCTGCACGCCCTGTCGCTGGCGATGATCCGCGACCTCACCGCGATCCTGCGCGCCTGGCGCGACGACCCGGCAGTCAAGGCCGTGTTCGTGCGCAGCGCGCTCCAGGAGGGCAAGAGCGTGGCGTTCTGCGCGGGCGGCGACATCCGCTTCTTCCACCAGGCGGCGCTGGCCGGCAACCCGCAGCTGGACGACTTCTTCACCGAGGAATACGCGCTCAACCACCTGATCCACACCTATCCCAAGCCCTACATCGCCTGGATGGACGGCATCGTGATGGGCGGCGGCATGGGCATCAGCCAGGGGGCGAGGCTGCGCATCGTCACCGAGCGCACGAAGATGGCCATGCCCGAGACCAACATCGGGCTGTTCCCCGACGTGGGCGGCGGCTGGTTCCTGTCGCGCTGCCCGGGGCACGTGGGCGAGTACCTGGCGCTGACCGGGCAGGTGATCGGCGCGGGCGACGCGATCGCCTGGGGGCTGGCCGACGGCTACGCGCCTTCGGACGCGCTCGGGTCCTTCGAGGCGGCCATCGCCGCCGGCCATGCCAGCGACGCCGACGTGCTGCGCGACCTGCGCGGGCGCCTGCAGTCTGCACCGGCGCCGGTGCTGGCCGCGCAGCGGGCCGCCATCGACCGCCATTTCGCCGCGCCCGACGTGGCCGCGATCATGGCCTCGCTGCAGCTGGACGACAGCGCCTGGGCGCAGGAGACGCTCGCCGCACTGCGCAAGCGCTCGCCGCTGATGATGTGCGTGACGCTGGAACAGGTCCGCCGCGCGCGCTCGATGAGCCTGGCAGACGACCTGCGCATGGAGCGCGACCTGGTGCGCAACTGCTTCGCGCTGCGCCCGGGGGCGGCCAGCGAGACGGTCGAGGGCATCCGTGCGCTGGCGGTCGACAAGGACCACCAGCCGCGCTGGAACCCGGCCAGCGTCGAGGCCGTGACGCCCGAGATGGTCCAGCAGTTCTTCCGCAGCCCCTGGCCGCGCCACGCCCATCCGCTGCGCGACCTGGCCTGA
- the infB gene encoding translation initiation factor IF-2: MAVTTVAQFASELNRPATALLEQLKAAGVAKASPEDSLTEADKERLLEFLRSSHGTAGTERKKITLTKKSTTEIKQADSSGKARTIQVEVRKKRVFVKRDDPVPAPAAADASAPKAPVVDAAELQRREEEANRQAELLRRQEAELAEKRREREEQERREREAAEAAARAREEQERAAAEAAARAAEEARKAQEAAAAAQQAGSTPAPAPAAEAAPAAPAPAPAPAPAAEPAKPGVRVVRAADLEAEEKARLADLERRRKAAEAEAAAIRAMMAAPRRVLTAKKPEEEKPKTADAGKNGIKGTIHKPKAGATPASAPAPAGGKPGDKKSVKSEKLSSSWADDAAKKRALKTRGDASGGRTGWRAPVKGGGRRGERGEGSSSFTPPVEPQVYEVHVPETISVADLAHKMSVKASEVIKQLMKLGQMVTINQQLDQETAMIVVEEMGHKAFAAKLDDPEAFLQEDAAAQQYELLPRAPVVTVMGHVDHGKTSLLDYIRRSRVAAGEAGGITQHIGAYHVNTPRGMITFLDTPGHEAFTAMRARGAKATDIVILVVAADDGVMPQTKEAIHHAKAAGVPIVVAINKIDKPEANPDRVKQELVGEEVVPEEYGGDSPFVPVSAKTGEGIDELLENVLLQAEILELKAPKDAPAKGLVIEAKLDKGRGPVATVLVQSGTLKRGDVVLAGSSYGRVRAMVDENGKPTQEAGPSIPVEIQGLTEVPQAGDEFMVLNDERRAREIATFRQGKYRDVKLARQQAAKLENMFEQMGSGTVQTLPLIIKADVQGSQEALAASLLKLSTDEVKVQIVHAAVGGISESDVNLALASKAVIIGFNVRADAGARKLAEHNGVDIRYYNIIYDAVDEIKAAMSGLLAPEQKEEIIGTAEIRQVFRASKIGAIAGCMVTSGVIRRNARLRVLRDNVVIHTGELESLKRFKDDVKEVKEGFECGLNIRNYNDIAEGDQLEFFEIKEIARTL, translated from the coding sequence ATGGCCGTTACCACAGTCGCACAGTTCGCCTCGGAGCTGAACCGCCCCGCGACGGCGCTGCTCGAGCAGCTCAAAGCCGCAGGGGTTGCGAAGGCTTCGCCGGAGGACTCGCTGACCGAGGCAGACAAGGAACGTCTGCTGGAGTTCCTGCGCTCGTCGCACGGCACTGCCGGTACCGAACGCAAGAAGATCACCCTGACCAAGAAATCCACCACCGAGATCAAACAGGCCGACTCCTCGGGCAAGGCACGCACGATCCAGGTTGAAGTCCGCAAGAAGCGGGTGTTCGTCAAGCGCGACGACCCGGTGCCTGCGCCGGCCGCGGCGGACGCGTCCGCGCCCAAGGCCCCGGTGGTCGACGCGGCCGAACTGCAGCGCCGCGAGGAAGAGGCCAATCGCCAGGCCGAGCTGCTGCGCCGCCAGGAGGCCGAACTGGCCGAGAAGCGTCGCGAGCGCGAGGAACAGGAACGCCGCGAGCGCGAGGCGGCCGAAGCCGCGGCCCGCGCCCGCGAGGAGCAGGAGCGCGCTGCCGCCGAAGCCGCCGCGCGTGCCGCCGAGGAAGCGCGCAAGGCCCAGGAGGCCGCTGCCGCCGCGCAACAGGCCGGATCCACGCCTGCCCCGGCGCCTGCGGCGGAAGCCGCGCCTGCCGCCCCGGCCCCCGCGCCTGCACCGGCCCCGGCGGCCGAGCCGGCCAAGCCCGGCGTGCGCGTGGTGCGCGCGGCCGACCTCGAGGCCGAGGAGAAGGCCCGCCTGGCGGACCTGGAGCGGCGCCGCAAGGCGGCCGAAGCCGAGGCCGCGGCGATCCGCGCGATGATGGCGGCGCCCCGCCGGGTGCTGACGGCCAAGAAGCCCGAGGAAGAGAAGCCGAAGACCGCCGATGCCGGCAAGAACGGCATCAAGGGCACCATCCACAAGCCCAAGGCGGGGGCCACCCCGGCCAGTGCGCCGGCGCCTGCGGGCGGCAAGCCGGGCGACAAGAAGTCGGTCAAGTCCGAGAAGCTGTCGTCCAGCTGGGCCGACGACGCGGCCAAGAAGCGTGCGCTCAAGACCCGTGGCGACGCCTCCGGCGGGCGCACCGGCTGGCGCGCACCGGTCAAGGGTGGCGGCCGCCGCGGCGAGCGTGGCGAGGGTTCGTCCAGCTTCACGCCGCCGGTCGAGCCGCAGGTGTACGAGGTGCACGTGCCCGAGACCATCAGCGTGGCCGATCTGGCGCACAAGATGTCGGTCAAGGCCTCCGAGGTCATCAAGCAGCTGATGAAGCTGGGCCAGATGGTCACCATCAACCAGCAGCTGGACCAGGAAACGGCCATGATCGTGGTCGAGGAAATGGGCCACAAGGCGTTTGCCGCCAAGCTGGACGATCCCGAGGCCTTCCTGCAGGAAGACGCCGCGGCGCAGCAGTACGAGCTGCTGCCGCGCGCCCCGGTGGTCACCGTCATGGGCCACGTCGACCACGGCAAGACCTCGCTGCTGGACTACATCCGCCGCTCGCGCGTGGCCGCGGGTGAAGCGGGCGGGATCACGCAGCACATCGGCGCCTATCACGTGAACACGCCGCGCGGCATGATCACCTTCCTCGACACCCCGGGTCACGAGGCCTTCACGGCCATGCGGGCGCGCGGTGCGAAGGCCACCGACATCGTCATCCTGGTGGTGGCGGCCGACGACGGCGTGATGCCGCAGACCAAGGAAGCCATCCACCACGCCAAGGCGGCGGGGGTGCCGATCGTGGTCGCGATCAACAAGATCGACAAGCCCGAGGCCAACCCCGATCGCGTCAAGCAGGAGCTGGTGGGCGAGGAAGTCGTGCCGGAAGAGTACGGTGGCGACTCGCCGTTCGTGCCCGTGTCGGCCAAGACCGGCGAAGGCATCGACGAGCTGCTCGAGAACGTGCTGCTGCAGGCCGAGATCCTGGAGCTGAAGGCGCCGAAGGACGCGCCGGCCAAGGGCCTGGTGATCGAGGCCAAGCTCGACAAGGGCCGCGGTCCGGTGGCGACCGTGCTGGTGCAGTCGGGCACGCTCAAGCGCGGCGACGTGGTGCTGGCCGGCTCGAGCTACGGCCGCGTGCGTGCGATGGTCGACGAGAACGGCAAGCCCACCCAGGAGGCGGGCCCGTCCATCCCGGTGGAGATCCAGGGCCTGACCGAGGTGCCGCAGGCCGGCGACGAGTTCATGGTGCTCAACGACGAGCGCCGCGCGCGCGAGATCGCGACCTTCCGCCAGGGCAAGTACCGCGACGTCAAGCTGGCCCGCCAGCAGGCCGCCAAGCTCGAGAACATGTTCGAGCAGATGGGCTCCGGCACGGTGCAGACCCTGCCGCTCATCATCAAGGCCGACGTGCAGGGCTCGCAGGAAGCGCTGGCGGCCTCGCTGCTCAAGCTGTCCACCGACGAGGTCAAGGTGCAGATCGTGCACGCGGCCGTGGGTGGCATCAGCGAGAGCGACGTCAACCTGGCGCTGGCGTCCAAGGCCGTGATCATCGGCTTCAACGTGCGTGCCGATGCCGGCGCGCGCAAGCTGGCCGAGCACAACGGCGTGGACATCCGCTACTACAACATCATCTACGACGCGGTGGATGAGATCAAGGCGGCGATGTCCGGCCTGCTGGCGCCCGAGCAGAAGGAAGAGATCATCGGTACCGCCGAGATCCGCCAGGTGTTCCGTGCCTCGAAGATCGGCGCGATCGCGGGCTGCATGGTCACTTCCGGCGTGATCCGCCGCAACGCGCGCCTGCGCGTGCTGCGCGACAACGTCGTGATCCACACCGGCGAGCTCGAGTCGCTCAAGCGCTTCAAGGACGACGTCAAGGAGGTCAAGGAAGGCTTCGAGTGCGGCCTGAACATCCGCAACTACAACGACATCGCCGAAGGCGACCAGCTGGAGTTCTTCGAGATCAAGGAAATCGCACGGACGCTGTGA
- the rimP gene encoding ribosome maturation factor RimP: MAGQAGWQALVERTVVGLGYEVVDLERNARGLLRVFIDKVPGDPTGEFITVDDCEKVTRQLQYLLEVEGVPYERLEVSSPGLDRPLRKPADYQRFAGQEVDITLKVPFQNRKKYRGVLEAEGDGWRLVFNDGKQDQALSFSIDEVREARLVPVVDFKGRRGRNAAPADAPSANAQEDGGQVSS, translated from the coding sequence GCTCGTCGAGCGCACGGTCGTCGGGTTGGGCTACGAGGTCGTGGATCTCGAGCGCAACGCGCGGGGGCTGCTGCGCGTGTTCATCGACAAGGTCCCTGGCGACCCGACCGGCGAATTCATCACCGTCGATGACTGCGAGAAGGTCACCCGGCAGCTGCAATACCTGCTGGAAGTCGAGGGTGTGCCTTACGAGCGGCTCGAAGTATCCTCTCCCGGTCTGGATCGCCCGCTGCGCAAGCCCGCGGATTACCAGCGTTTTGCCGGCCAGGAGGTCGACATCACGCTGAAGGTCCCGTTCCAGAACCGCAAGAAGTATCGCGGCGTGCTGGAGGCCGAGGGGGACGGCTGGCGCCTCGTCTTCAACGACGGCAAGCAAGATCAAGCCCTGAGTTTTTCGATTGACGAGGTGCGCGAGGCCCGGCTGGTGCCGGTGGTGGACTTCAAAGGCCGCCGCGGCAGGAACGCAGCGCCGGCTGACGCGCCCTCAGCCAACGCACAAGAAGACGGAGGTCAAGTTTCATCATGA
- a CDS encoding DMT family transporter, whose amino-acid sequence MSHTRAAALMVVVTLMWSIAGVVTRHLEAARAFEVTFWRSAFNAAFLTLALSLWRGRALWQALAQGGWPLWVSGVMWSIMYTCFMVALTLTTVANVLVTMALAPLVTALVARLALGQRLPSRTWVAIALAGTGIAWMYGSEVSGADARHLAGTLVALGVPLAAAVNWTVIQRSGQPRTGAAAQDMLPAVLIGALLSSLVSLPLAWPLQASGHDLGWLAVLGVFQLAIPCLLAVRLARVLPAAEVALLGLLEVVFGVAWAWLGAGEAPNVHVLCGGALVLLALAGNEALGLRRVRQGR is encoded by the coding sequence ATGTCGCATACACGTGCTGCGGCGTTGATGGTGGTCGTCACGCTGATGTGGAGCATCGCCGGGGTGGTGACGCGCCACCTCGAGGCGGCGCGGGCCTTCGAAGTGACCTTCTGGCGCAGCGCCTTCAACGCCGCGTTCCTGACCCTGGCATTGAGCCTGTGGCGCGGTCGCGCGCTGTGGCAGGCGCTCGCGCAAGGCGGCTGGCCGCTGTGGGTCTCCGGCGTCATGTGGTCGATCATGTACACCTGCTTCATGGTCGCGCTGACGCTCACCACGGTGGCCAACGTGCTGGTGACGATGGCGCTGGCGCCGCTGGTCACCGCGCTGGTGGCGCGCCTGGCGCTGGGGCAGCGGCTGCCCTCGCGCACCTGGGTGGCCATCGCACTGGCCGGCACCGGCATCGCGTGGATGTACGGCAGCGAGGTCAGCGGTGCCGACGCGCGGCACCTGGCCGGCACCCTGGTGGCCCTGGGCGTGCCGCTGGCCGCGGCGGTCAACTGGACCGTGATCCAGCGCAGCGGCCAGCCCCGCACCGGCGCCGCTGCCCAGGACATGCTGCCTGCCGTGCTGATCGGCGCGCTGCTGTCGTCGCTGGTGTCGCTGCCGCTGGCCTGGCCGCTGCAGGCCTCGGGGCACGACCTCGGGTGGCTGGCCGTGCTGGGCGTGTTCCAGCTCGCCATCCCGTGCCTGCTGGCCGTGCGGCTGGCGCGGGTGCTGCCGGCCGCGGAGGTGGCACTGCTCGGGCTGCTCGAGGTGGTGTTCGGCGTGGCCTGGGCCTGGCTGGGTGCGGGCGAGGCGCCGAACGTGCACGTGCTCTGCGGTGGCGCGCTGGTGCTGCTGGCGCTGGCCGGCAACGAAGCCCTGGGCCTGCGCCGGGTGCGCCAGGGGCGCTAG
- the nusA gene encoding transcription termination factor NusA → MNRELLMLVDAISREKSVDREVVFGAVEAALASATKKLYDGEVDIRVSIDRETGDYETFRRWHVVPDEAGLQQPDSEILLFEAREQIPDIEVDDYIEEPVESVPIGRIGAQAAKQVILQKIRDAEREQLLNDFLARGDKIFVGTVKRIDKGDLIVESGRVEGRLKRSEMIPKENLRTGDRVRAVILEVDRTARGPQIMLSRSAPAFMVELFRQEVPEIEQGLLEIKSCARDPGSRAKIAVVSHDKRVDPIGTCVGVRGSRVNAVTNELAGERVDIVLWSEDPAQFVIGALAPANVQSIVVDEEHHSMDVVVDEENLAIAIGRGGQNVRLASELTGWRINIMTAEESQAKQAEETQAIRTLFMEKLDVDEEVANILIEEGFTSLEEVAYVPIQEMLEIEAFDEDTVNELRNRAKDVLLTMEIAKEEKVEEVSQDLRDLEGLDAETIAKLADGGIHTRDDLADLAVDELTELTGMDEARAKALIMKAREHWFAV, encoded by the coding sequence ATGAACCGCGAACTGTTGATGCTGGTCGATGCCATCTCGCGCGAGAAGAGCGTGGACCGCGAAGTGGTGTTCGGTGCCGTCGAGGCCGCGCTGGCGTCTGCGACCAAGAAGCTGTACGACGGCGAGGTGGACATCCGCGTCTCCATCGACCGCGAGACCGGCGACTACGAGACCTTCCGTCGTTGGCACGTGGTGCCTGACGAGGCCGGGCTGCAGCAGCCCGACTCGGAAATCCTGCTGTTCGAGGCCCGCGAGCAGATCCCGGACATCGAGGTCGACGACTACATCGAGGAGCCGGTGGAGTCGGTGCCGATCGGCCGCATCGGCGCGCAGGCCGCCAAGCAGGTGATCCTGCAGAAGATCCGCGACGCCGAGCGCGAGCAGCTGCTCAACGACTTCCTGGCGCGCGGCGACAAGATCTTCGTCGGCACGGTCAAGCGCATCGACAAGGGGGACCTGATCGTCGAGTCCGGCCGCGTGGAAGGCCGCCTGAAGCGCTCGGAGATGATCCCGAAGGAGAACCTGCGCACCGGCGACCGTGTGCGCGCGGTGATCCTGGAGGTCGACCGCACCGCGCGCGGCCCGCAGATCATGCTGTCGCGCAGCGCGCCGGCGTTCATGGTCGAGCTGTTCCGCCAGGAAGTGCCCGAGATCGAGCAGGGCCTGCTGGAGATCAAGAGCTGCGCCCGCGACCCCGGCTCGCGCGCCAAGATCGCCGTCGTCTCGCACGACAAGCGCGTCGACCCGATCGGCACCTGCGTGGGCGTGCGCGGCTCGCGCGTGAACGCCGTGACCAACGAGCTGGCCGGCGAGCGCGTGGACATCGTGCTGTGGTCCGAGGACCCGGCGCAGTTCGTGATCGGTGCGCTGGCGCCGGCGAACGTGCAGTCCATCGTGGTCGACGAGGAGCACCACTCGATGGACGTGGTGGTCGACGAGGAGAACCTCGCGATCGCCATCGGCCGTGGCGGCCAGAACGTGCGCCTGGCTTCGGAGCTGACCGGCTGGCGCATCAACATCATGACGGCGGAGGAATCCCAGGCCAAGCAGGCCGAGGAGACCCAGGCGATCCGCACGCTGTTCATGGAAAAGCTGGATGTGGACGAGGAAGTCGCCAACATCCTGATCGAGGAAGGCTTCACCAGCCTGGAGGAAGTGGCCTACGTGCCGATCCAGGAGATGCTGGAGATCGAGGCCTTCGATGAAGACACCGTCAACGAGCTGCGCAACCGTGCCAAGGACGTGCTCCTGACGATGGAGATTGCCAAGGAAGAGAAAGTCGAGGAAGTGTCGCAGGACCTGCGCGATCTGGAAGGCCTCGATGCCGAGACGATCGCCAAGCTTGCCGACGGGGGCATCCACACCCGCGACGACCTGGCCGATCTGGCCGTCGACGAACTGACCGAGCTCACGGGCATGGACGAGGCGCGTGCCAAGGCGCTGATCATGAAGGCCCGGGAGCACTGGTTCGCCGTCTGA
- the rbfA gene encoding 30S ribosome-binding factor RbfA, protein MRHRKSIPNRSYRIADQIQRDVSELIRELKDPRIGMVTINAVEVTPDYAHAKVYFSLLVGDPQECELALNEAAGYIRNGLFKRLQIHTVPTLHFVFDRTTERAADLNALINLANSTRAKE, encoded by the coding sequence ATGAGACACAGGAAATCCATCCCCAATCGCAGCTATCGCATCGCCGACCAGATCCAGCGCGACGTCTCCGAGCTGATCCGCGAGCTCAAGGACCCGCGCATCGGCATGGTCACGATCAACGCCGTCGAGGTCACGCCCGACTATGCACATGCGAAGGTGTACTTCTCCCTGCTGGTCGGCGACCCGCAGGAGTGCGAGCTGGCGCTGAACGAGGCGGCCGGCTACATCCGCAACGGCCTGTTCAAGCGGCTGCAGATCCACACCGTGCCGACGCTGCACTTCGTGTTCGACCGCACCACCGAGCGCGCCGCGGACCTCAACGCACTGATCAACCTTGCCAACTCCACCCGCGCGAAGGAATGA